The Nocardia sp. NBC_00508 nucleotide sequence GCAGCACACCGCTGCTGGTGCAGATCTTCGTCCTGTACTGGATAGTTCGCCCGGACCTGCTCGGCGGGTTCACCATCGAAACGCAGCGGCTGATCGTGGGTGTGACAGCGCTCGGTGTGCACTACGCCTGCTATACCTCGGAGGTCTTCCGGGCCGGGATCGACGCTGTTCCGCGGGGTCAGTGGGACGCGGCAACGGCGCTGAGCCTGCCGCGCGCCAGGGCTTGGACCGGCGTGATCCTCCCGCAGGCGGTGCCGCGGGTATTGCCCGCACTCGGCAACTACACCATCGCTATGTTCAAGGAAGTGCCGCTGCTGTCCTCGATCGTCATCCTGGACATGGTTTATCAGGTCAAGACCGCCTACGCGGCCGACACCGGTGGCGCCGGCCCCGAGGCGTGGTTCGCCGCGGGCTTGACCTTCTTGGCGTTGAGCTATCCGTGCTCGATCTTGGTTCGGAAATTGGAGCGACGTGTCGGAACAGTCTGAATCCCAGCCCACCGCCACCGAGCGTGCCGCGCCGGAGCCGCCCGGTTCCGCGGATGCGATGATCCGGTTCACCGATGTGGAGAAGTACTTCGGCGAAGTGATGTGCCTGAGCGAGCTGAACTTCGCGGTGTCGCCGGGCGAGTTCGTGACCTTGATCGGTCCGTCCGGTTCCGGCAAGACAACGATCCTGCGCCTGCTGATGACGCTGGAGCGGGTGTCGAAAGGCACCATCGAGGTCGCCGGGGAGTACCTCAGCCACATGCACAAGGGCGCCCGGCTGGTGCCCGCGGACGAGGCGCATCTGCGCCGGGCGCGCAAGAAGATCGGCATGGTATTCCAGCAGTTCAATCTGTTCCCGAACATGAATGTGCTGCGCAACGTCACTGAAGGCCCGATCCGCAGTCTCGGCAAACCGAAGGGGGCGGCGGAGGCGCGGGCGGTGGAGCTGCTCGAGCTGGTCGGTCTCTCCGACAAGACGACTGCTCGGCCGACTCAGCTGTCGGGCGGGCAGCAGCAGCGGGTGGCCATCGCCCGGGCGCTCGCCATGGAACCCGAGGTGCTGCTGCTGGACGAGGTGACATCGGCGCTGGATCCCGAGTTGGTGGCCGGTGTATTGCATCTGCTGAAGGACATCGCCGTGACCACTGACATCACGTTCTTGTGTGTTACGCACGAAATGCAGTTCGCGCGTGACGTTTCCGATCGGGTGATGATGTTCGACTCCGGCCGGGTGATCGAGGACGGCGATCCGGAGAAGATCTTCACCGACCCCGATCACGACCGCACGCGGGAATTCCTGCGTGCGGTGCTGGACCGGGCCTGAGCTGTCAGGTCGGCAGGGGCTCAGCTGCCGGTGAAGGTCGGCGTGCGCTTCTGGGCGAACGCCTTCGGGCCTTCCTTGGCGTCGGCCGAGCGGAACACCGCCATGCCGAGCTTGGCGTCGATCTGGAACGCGTCTTCCTCCGGCATGGCCTCGGTCTCCCGGATGGTCCGCAGGATGGCCTGCACCGCGAGGGGGCCGTTCGCGGCGATCTGCCCGGCGAGGTCCAGTGCCTTGTCCAGTGCCGTTCCGTCCGGCACCACGTGCCCGATCAGGCCGATCTCCTTGGCTTCCGCCGCGGTGACGTGCCGACCGGTGAGCAGGATGTCCGCGGCGACGGTGTAGGGGATCTGGCGGACCAGCCGCACCGCCGAGCCGCCCAGCGGGAACAGGCCCCAACGCGCTTCGGACACACCGAATTTCGCGCTCTCGCCGGCCACGCGGATATCGGTGCCCTGCAGGATCTCGGTGCCGCCCGCGATGGCAGGGCCCTCGACCGCCGCGATCAGCGGCTTGGTGAGCCTGCGGCCCTTGAGCAGCGCCTCGATCTTGGACAGATCCCAGCCGCCGCCCGCGAACGAGTCGCCGGGGTGCTGGGCGGTCATCGCCTTGAGATCGGCGCCCGCACAGAACGCGCCGCCTGCGCCGGTCAGGATCGCCACCCGGATGTCCGGATCGTTGTCCACCTGGTCCCAGGCGTCACGCATGATCGCCATCATCTCCGCCGACAGCGCGTTGCGCGCCTCGGGCCGGTTCATGGTGACGATGAGGACATGGTCGCGCTTCTCGACGAGGCAGTGCGGCATTGCTGATTCTCCTGACTAGAGCCTTGTCAGAAACAGTAACACGTTCTATTTTTATGGCTGTGAGCCACAACATAGCGGACCTTGTCGAACACGCCATCGACCTGATGCCCGACCGCGTCGCGCTGGCCGACGACGGCCGCGAGGTCAC carries:
- a CDS encoding amino acid ABC transporter permease, producing MSKWRWDRFFEAFPYIWDGLQVTIQFTLLGSLVAYLLGLAFAVIRQLQIPVVDQLLWAFIELVRSTPLLVQIFVLYWIVRPDLLGGFTIETQRLIVGVTALGVHYACYTSEVFRAGIDAVPRGQWDAATALSLPRARAWTGVILPQAVPRVLPALGNYTIAMFKEVPLLSSIVILDMVYQVKTAYAADTGGAGPEAWFAAGLTFLALSYPCSILVRKLERRVGTV
- the ehuA gene encoding ectoine/hydroxyectoine ABC transporter ATP-binding protein EhuA, which produces MIRFTDVEKYFGEVMCLSELNFAVSPGEFVTLIGPSGSGKTTILRLLMTLERVSKGTIEVAGEYLSHMHKGARLVPADEAHLRRARKKIGMVFQQFNLFPNMNVLRNVTEGPIRSLGKPKGAAEARAVELLELVGLSDKTTARPTQLSGGQQQRVAIARALAMEPEVLLLDEVTSALDPELVAGVLHLLKDIAVTTDITFLCVTHEMQFARDVSDRVMMFDSGRVIEDGDPEKIFTDPDHDRTREFLRAVLDRA
- a CDS encoding crotonase/enoyl-CoA hydratase family protein, whose product is MPHCLVEKRDHVLIVTMNRPEARNALSAEMMAIMRDAWDQVDNDPDIRVAILTGAGGAFCAGADLKAMTAQHPGDSFAGGGWDLSKIEALLKGRRLTKPLIAAVEGPAIAGGTEILQGTDIRVAGESAKFGVSEARWGLFPLGGSAVRLVRQIPYTVAADILLTGRHVTAAEAKEIGLIGHVVPDGTALDKALDLAGQIAANGPLAVQAILRTIRETEAMPEEDAFQIDAKLGMAVFRSADAKEGPKAFAQKRTPTFTGS